Sequence from the Streptomyces sp. NBC_00358 genome:
AAGAGCTCGGTCCCGAACAAGAACATCGATTCCGCGGTCAAGCGCGGAGCCGGTCTCGAAGCCGGTGGCGCCGACTACGAGACGATCATGTACGAGGGTTACGGCCCGAACGGTGTCGCCGTGCTCATCGAGTGCCTCACCGACAACCGCAACCGCGCCGCCTCGGACGTCCGCGTCGCCATGACCCGCAACGGCGGGAACATGGCCGACCCCGGCTCCGTGTCGTACCTGTTCAACCGCAAGGGCGTCATCATCGTCCCCAAGGGTGAGCTGGCCGAGGACGACGTCCTCGGTGCCGTGCTCGACGCGGGCGCCGAAGAGGTCAACGACCTCGGCGAGTCCTTCGAGGTCCTGTCCGAGGCCACCGACCTGGTCGCGGTGCGCACCGCGCTCCAGGAGGCCGGCATCGACTACGACTCGGCCGACGCCAACTTCGTCCCGACCATGCAGGTCGAGCTCGACGAGGAGGGCGCCCGGAAGATCTTCAAGCTGATCGACGCCCTGGAGGACAGCGATGACGTGCAGAACGTCTTCGCCAACTTCGACGTCAGCGACGAGGTCATGGAGAAGGTCGACGCCTGATCGAGGGCTTGCCCGGAGCGGCGGGCCGACGGGACACACCCGTCGGCCCGCCGCTCTGTCAGTGGCACCCGATAGCCTGCACGAACTGGGGGTATCCCCAGCGACGGCCGGTGAGATCGAAGGAGGGCCCGGGTGCGGGTGCTGGGTGTTGACCCCGGGTTGACCCGGTGCGGTGTCGGGGTGGTCGAAGGAGTCGCCGGGCGGCCCCTGACCATGCGCGGCGTCGGTGTCGTACGCACCCCGGCGGACGCCGAGCTGGGCCTGCGCCTGGTCGCCATCGAGCAGGGCATCGAACGCTGGCTCGACGAGTACGATCCCGAATTCGTCGCCGTGGAGCGGGTGTTCAGCCAGCACAACGTCCGGACCGTGATGGGCACCGCCCAGGCCAGCGCCGTCGCGATGCTCTGCGCGGCCCGCCGCGGCATCCCCGTCGCCCTGCACACCCCGAGCGAGGTCAAGGCCGCCGTCACCGGCAACGGACGCGCGGACAAGGCCCAGGTCGGCGCCATGGTCACCCGCCTGCTGCGGCTCGCCGAACCCCCCAAACCCGCCGACGCGGCGGACGCCCTGGCCCTCGCCATCTGCCACATCTGGCGAGCCCCCGCCCAGAACAGACTCCAGCAGGCCGCCGCGCGGATCGGTCCCGACCGGGCCGTCGCGCAGAACAGACTCCAGCAGGCCGCGGCCGCACACGCCTCGCACCAAGCATCGAAAGGCCGTACCGCATGATCGCCTTCGTCAGCGGCCCGGTCGCCGCCCTCGCCCCCGACTCCGCGGTCGTCGAGGTCGGCGGCATCGGCATCGCCGTCCAGTGCACGCCCAACACGCTCGCCGGGCTCCGCACGGGACAGCAGGCCAAGCTCGCCACCTCCCTCGTCGTCCGCGAGGACTCGCTCACCCTCTACGGCTTCGCCGACGACGACGAGCGCCAGGTCTTCGAGCTGCTCCAGACCGCGAGCGGAGTCGGCCCCCGCCTCGCCCAGGCGATGCTCGCCGTGCACAGCCCGGACGCCCTGCGCCGCGCGGTGGCCGGAGGGGACGAGAAGGCACTCATCGCCGTTCCCGGCATCGGCAAGAAGGGCGCCCAGAAGCTGCTGCTCGACCTCAAGGACCGGCTCGGCGCGCCCGTCGGCACCGGTGGCCCGGCCGTCGGCACGGCCGTCACCGCGGGCTGGCGGGACCAGCTGCACGCGGCCCTCGTCGGCCTCGGCTACGCGACCCGCGAGGCCGACGAAGCGGTTTCCGCCGTCGCCCCGCAGGCCGCCGCGGCCGAGGGGAACCCGCAGGTCGGCCAGCTCCTCAAGGCCGCGCTGCAGACCCTGAACCGAGCTCGCTGACCGGAGCGGGCCCCCGGGACGGGCGTGTGCCCCGGCGGGTACCGCGCCCGCCGAACCGCCGACCGCCCCACCACCACGAGACCACGAGGCACCACCGATGAACTGGGACGACACGAGAGACGAAGCCGCCGACGAGCGGTTCGTCGACGCCGCCGCTGAGCGGCTGGTGGGATCGGTCGCCGACGGCGAGGACCAGGCGGTCGAGGCCGCCCTGCGTCCCAAGGACCTGGACGAGTTCATCGGCCAGGAGAAGGTCCGCGAGCAGCTAGACCTGGTCCTGCGCGCCGCCCGCGCGCGTGGAGCCACCGCGGACCACGTACTCCTTTCCGGTGCACCCGGGCTCGGCAAGACCACCCTCTCCATGATCATCGCGGCCGAGATGGGCGCCCCCATCCGCATCACCAGCGGCCCCGCCATCCAGCACGCCGGAGACCTCGCCGCGATCCTCTCCTCCCTCCAGGAGGGCGAGGTCCTGTTCCTGGACGAGATCCACCGCATGTCCCGGCCCGCCGAGGAGATGCTCTACATGGCCATGGAGGACTTCCGTGTCGACGTCATCGTCGGCAAGGGCCCCGGGGCCACCGCCATCCCGCTGGAGCTGCCCCCGTTCACACTGGTCGGCGCCACCACGCGCGCGGGCCTGCTGCCGCCGCCGCTGCGTGACCGCTTCGGCTTCACCGCGCACATGGAGTTCTACGAGCCCGCCGAGCTGGAGCGGGTCATCCACCGTTCCGCCGGCCTCCTCGACGTCGAGATCGACACCGACGGCGCCGCGGAGATCGCGGGCCGCTCCCGCGGCACGCCCCGTATCGCCAACCGCCTGCTGCGCCGCGTGCGCGACTACGCGCAGGTCAGAGCGGACGGGACCGTCACCCGGGAGATCGCCGGGGCGGCGCTGAAGGTCTACGAGGTGGACGCGCGGGGCCTGGACCGTCTCGACCGCGGTGTCCTCGAAGCCCTGATCAAGCTTTTCGGCGGCGGTCCTGTTGGATTGTCCACACTCGCTGTCGCTGTGGGGGAGGAGCGTGAGACGGTGGAGGAGGTCGCCGAGCCCTTCCTCGTCAGAGAGGGACTCCTCGCCCGCACTCCCCGTGGCCGGGTGGCGACACCCGCGGCATGGGCCCATCTCGGCCTCACGCCGCCGAGCCGCTCAGCAGGCGGAAACGGACAACAGGACCTGTTCGGGGCGTGACGGCGTGCGCACGTACCGGGGCAGGAACCCCGGTGCCATGCTGAGCGTTGTTCCCTGAGTGCGGACTCGCTTAGACTCCGCCGATGCCGCCCATGTCGACGGCATACATACCCCCATCCAGCAGGCCGCTCACCTTTGCGGTCGAAGAAGGAAGTTCCGACCCGTGAGTCTCGTGACCCTCCTCCCGTTCATCGTGCTCATCGGGGCCATGTTCCTGATGACCCGGTCGGCCAAGAAGAAGCAGCAGCAGGCGGCTTCCATGCGCAACGAGCTGCAGCCCGGCTCCGGCGTGCGCACGATCGGTGGTATGTACGCCACAGTCAAGGAGGTCAACGAGGAGACCATCCTCCTTGACGCCGCTCCGGGTGTGGACCTGCTCTTCGCGAAGAACGCGATCGGTGCCGTCCTCACGGACGACGAGTACAACCGCATCGTGCACGGCGTCGAGCACGACCTGAAGGCCGACGGCACCGTCGTGCCGGACGACGCCTCCTCCCTCACCGAGACCGACGAGCCCGCCGCCGACGCCTCTTCCGACGCCTCCGACGACAAGCCCCTCGACCTCGGCAAGAAGGACGCGGCGGACAAGCCGGCCGACGAGACCGTGGAGGCGAAGGCCGACCAGGCTTCCGACGTCGACGCAGCAGAGCCGAAGAAGACCGACGGCGAGGCCGAGGCGAAGTAGCCACGACCCGGGAGCGGGGCGCGACCCGTTCGCGCCCGCACCTCCTGGGACGTGCTGTTCTCGCACGGAGTCCCGACACCATGGCATGGCCGTCCACGCGCTCACCCGGCGCAGGGCGGCCCGAGAGGGAGTACGAGAAGGTGGCAGCACCGAAGAAGGGCCGGAGCGCGAGCGCCCAGAGCAGGCCGGGGCGCTCGCTGGCCCTGATCCTGATCGCCATCGCGGCGCTCACCGGAGGGATGTTCGCCTCCGGGCACACCACTCCGCGTCTCGGCATCGATCTCGCCGGCGGCACGAGCATCACGCTCACGGCGAAGAACGAGCCGGGCCAGCCCAACGCGATCAACAAGACCAACATGAACACCGCGGTCGACATCATGAACCGCCGTGTCAACGGTCTCGGTGTCTCCGAGGCCGAGGTTCAGACCCAGGGATCCGACAACATCATTGTCAACATCCCCAAGGGCACGAACTCCAAGCAGGCGCGGGACCAGGTCGGCACCACCGCCAAGCTCTACTTCCGTCCCGTGCTGGCCAGCGAGGTCTCCGGGGGTGCCGCGTCGGCCAGCCCGTCGCCGAGCGCCTCCGGCAGCCCCTCGGCCAAGGCCACGGACAAGGCGACCTCGTCCTCCTCGGCCCCCGCGACCCCGTCGACCTCCGCCACCACTCAGGGCCGCGCGGTCACCGACGCCCTGAAGGCGGGCTCCTCGCCGTCCGCGAGCAGCACCCCGAGCTCCTCGGCCTCCTCCAGCGCCGCGCCGTCCGCGAGCGCCAGCGTGGACCCCGCGACGGCCAAGCTCCAGGCCCAGTTCGCCGCGCTCGACTGCTCCGACAAGACCGCCCGCGCCACCGCCGGTGCCGGCGCCAAGCCGACCGAGCCGACCGTGGCCTGCGGCCAGGACAAGAACTCCGCCGGTCAGTGGGAGAAGTACGTGCTCGGCCCGGCCGCGGTGTCCGGCACGGACATCAAGAAGGCCGCCGCCGTCTTCGACACGCAGAGCGCCCAGGGCTGGAAGGTCACCATGGACTTCACGTCCGGTGGCTCCAAGAAGTTCGCGGCCATCACCAGCAAGCTCGCCCAGAACCAGGGCACGCAGAGCGAGTTCGCCATCGCCCTCGACGGTGAGGTCGTCTCCGCCCCGACCGTCAGCCAGGAGCTGACCGGTCCCGCGGAGATCTCCGGAAGCTTCACCCAGACCGAGGCGCAGGACCTGTCCAACATGCTGAAGTACGGCGCGCTGCCGCTCAGCTTCAAGGAGTCCAGCGTCACCACGGTGACCGCCGCGCTCGGTGGCGAGCAGCTGCACGCCGGACTGGTCGCCGGGGCCATCGGCCTCGCCCTGGTCATCATCTACCTGGTGCTCTACTACCGCGGCCTGTCGATCATCGCCATCGCCTCCCTGGGCGTCTCCGCGATCCTCACCTACGTGCTCATGGCGCTCCTCGGCCCGGCCATCGGCTTCGCGCTGAACCTCCCGGCCGTGTGCGGCGCGATCGTCGCGATCGGAATCACGGCGGACTCGTTCATCGTGTTCTTCGAACGCATCCGGGACGAGATCCGTGAGGGCCGCTCCCTGCGGCCCGCCGTCGAGCGCGCCTGGCCGCGTGCCCGGCGCACCATCCTGGTCTCCGACTTCGTGTCGTTCCTCGCCGCCGCGGTGCTCTTCATCGTCACCGTCGGCAAGGTCCAGGGCTTCGCGTTCACCCTCGGTCTGACCACGGTGCTCGACGTCGTCGTCGTGTTCCTGTTCACCAAGCCGCTGATGACGCTCATGGCCCGCAGGAAGTTCTTCGCGGAGGGTCACAGCTGGTCCGGCCTCGACCCGAAGCGTCTGGGCGCCAAGCCGCCGCTGCGCCGCACCCGTCGCGCGTCCGCCCCCGTCGACACGAAGGAGGCGTGAGATGTCGAAACTCGGCACCCTCGGCGCCCGGCTCCACCGCGGTGAGATCGGCTACGACTTCGTCGGCAAGCGCAAGATCTGGTACGGCATCTCGATCCTGATCACCATCACGGCCATCCTCGGCCTGACGGTGCGCGGCCTGAACATGGGCATCGAGTTCCAGGGCGGTGCCGTCTTCACCACGGGCAAGTCCAGTGTCTCGGTGAGCCAGGCGGAGACCTTCGCGCGTGACGCCTCCGGCCACGAAGCGGTCGTCCAGAAGCTCGGCAACGGCGGCCTGCGTGTCCAGATCGCCGGTATCGACACCGACAAGTCGGACGCGATCAAGGACAAGCTCGCCGCCGACCTGAAGGTCGACTCCGAGCAGATCAACGCCGACCTGGTCGGCCCCAGCTGGGGTGACGAGATCGCCAACAAGGCCTGGGAGGGCCTGGCGATCTTCATGGTCCTGGTCGTGATCTACCTGGCCATCGCGTTCGAGTGGCGCATGGCGATCGCCGCGCTGGTCGCGCTGATCCACGACATCACCATCACGGTCGGCATCTACGCCCTGGTCGGCTTCGAGGTCACCCCGGGCACCGTGATCGGTCTGCTCACGATCCTCGGTTACTCGCTCTACGACACGGTCGTCGTCTTCGACAGCCTCAAGGAGCAGACCAAGGACATCACCAAGCAGACCCGCTGGACCTACAGCGACATCGCCGACCGTTCGATCAACAGCACCCTGGTGCGTTCGATCAACACCACGGTGGTCGCGCTCCTGCCGGTCGCCGGCCTGCTGTTCATCGGCGGCGGCGTGCTCGGCGCGGGCACGCTCAACGACATCTCGCTCTCGCTGTTCGTCGGCCTCGCGGCCGGCGCGTACTCCTCGATCTTCATCGCCACGCCGCTCGTCGCCGACCTCAAGGAGCGCGAGCCGCAGATGAAGGCCCTGCGCAAGCGGGTCCTCGCCAAGCGGGCCCAGGCGGCCGCCCAGGGTGAGCCCCTGGAGCAGCGGGTCACCGAGTCGTACGAGGACGACGAGGCGCAGGACGTCCAGCCGGCGGTCGTCGGTCCCCGCAACCAGCCCGCGTCCCGCACCCGCGGCCGCGGCCGGCCCTCGGGGAAGCGCCGATGACCGGCATCGAAGAGCTGCTGTCCAGCCGTATCCGTGACGTGGCCGACTACCCGGAGCCGGGAGTGATGTTCAAGGACATCACCCCGCTCCTGGCCGACCCGGCCGCGTTCGCCGCGCTCACCGGCGCGCTCGCGGAGATCGCCGTGCGCAGCGGAGCCACCAAGATCGTCGGTCTGGAGGCGCGTGGCTTCATTCTCGGAGCACCGGTCGCCGTCCACGCCGGGATCGGTTTCATCCCCGTGCGCAAGGCGGGCAAGCTCCCCGGAGCGACCCTGTCGCAGTCGTACGACCTGGAGTACGGCTCCGCCGAGATCGAGGTGCACGCCGAGGACCTGAACGGGGACGACCGGGTGCTGGTCGTCGACGACGTCCTCGCCACCGGTGGCACCGCCGAGGCCTCGCTCCAGCTCATCCGCCGGGCGGGCGCCGAGGTCGCGGGCGTCGCCGTGCTGATGGAGCTCGGCTTCCTGG
This genomic interval carries:
- a CDS encoding YebC/PmpR family DNA-binding transcriptional regulator, with translation MSGHSKWATTKHKKAVIDAKRGKLFAKMIKNIEVAARTGGADVSGNPTLFDAIQKAKKSSVPNKNIDSAVKRGAGLEAGGADYETIMYEGYGPNGVAVLIECLTDNRNRAASDVRVAMTRNGGNMADPGSVSYLFNRKGVIIVPKGELAEDDVLGAVLDAGAEEVNDLGESFEVLSEATDLVAVRTALQEAGIDYDSADANFVPTMQVELDEEGARKIFKLIDALEDSDDVQNVFANFDVSDEVMEKVDA
- the ruvC gene encoding crossover junction endodeoxyribonuclease RuvC; the encoded protein is MRVLGVDPGLTRCGVGVVEGVAGRPLTMRGVGVVRTPADAELGLRLVAIEQGIERWLDEYDPEFVAVERVFSQHNVRTVMGTAQASAVAMLCAARRGIPVALHTPSEVKAAVTGNGRADKAQVGAMVTRLLRLAEPPKPADAADALALAICHIWRAPAQNRLQQAAARIGPDRAVAQNRLQQAAAAHASHQASKGRTA
- the ruvA gene encoding Holliday junction branch migration protein RuvA, with the translated sequence MIAFVSGPVAALAPDSAVVEVGGIGIAVQCTPNTLAGLRTGQQAKLATSLVVREDSLTLYGFADDDERQVFELLQTASGVGPRLAQAMLAVHSPDALRRAVAGGDEKALIAVPGIGKKGAQKLLLDLKDRLGAPVGTGGPAVGTAVTAGWRDQLHAALVGLGYATREADEAVSAVAPQAAAAEGNPQVGQLLKAALQTLNRAR
- the ruvB gene encoding Holliday junction branch migration DNA helicase RuvB → MNWDDTRDEAADERFVDAAAERLVGSVADGEDQAVEAALRPKDLDEFIGQEKVREQLDLVLRAARARGATADHVLLSGAPGLGKTTLSMIIAAEMGAPIRITSGPAIQHAGDLAAILSSLQEGEVLFLDEIHRMSRPAEEMLYMAMEDFRVDVIVGKGPGATAIPLELPPFTLVGATTRAGLLPPPLRDRFGFTAHMEFYEPAELERVIHRSAGLLDVEIDTDGAAEIAGRSRGTPRIANRLLRRVRDYAQVRADGTVTREIAGAALKVYEVDARGLDRLDRGVLEALIKLFGGGPVGLSTLAVAVGEERETVEEVAEPFLVREGLLARTPRGRVATPAAWAHLGLTPPSRSAGGNGQQDLFGA
- the yajC gene encoding preprotein translocase subunit YajC; translated protein: MSLVTLLPFIVLIGAMFLMTRSAKKKQQQAASMRNELQPGSGVRTIGGMYATVKEVNEETILLDAAPGVDLLFAKNAIGAVLTDDEYNRIVHGVEHDLKADGTVVPDDASSLTETDEPAADASSDASDDKPLDLGKKDAADKPADETVEAKADQASDVDAAEPKKTDGEAEAK
- the secD gene encoding protein translocase subunit SecD, with the protein product MAAPKKGRSASAQSRPGRSLALILIAIAALTGGMFASGHTTPRLGIDLAGGTSITLTAKNEPGQPNAINKTNMNTAVDIMNRRVNGLGVSEAEVQTQGSDNIIVNIPKGTNSKQARDQVGTTAKLYFRPVLASEVSGGAASASPSPSASGSPSAKATDKATSSSSAPATPSTSATTQGRAVTDALKAGSSPSASSTPSSSASSSAAPSASASVDPATAKLQAQFAALDCSDKTARATAGAGAKPTEPTVACGQDKNSAGQWEKYVLGPAAVSGTDIKKAAAVFDTQSAQGWKVTMDFTSGGSKKFAAITSKLAQNQGTQSEFAIALDGEVVSAPTVSQELTGPAEISGSFTQTEAQDLSNMLKYGALPLSFKESSVTTVTAALGGEQLHAGLVAGAIGLALVIIYLVLYYRGLSIIAIASLGVSAILTYVLMALLGPAIGFALNLPAVCGAIVAIGITADSFIVFFERIRDEIREGRSLRPAVERAWPRARRTILVSDFVSFLAAAVLFIVTVGKVQGFAFTLGLTTVLDVVVVFLFTKPLMTLMARRKFFAEGHSWSGLDPKRLGAKPPLRRTRRASAPVDTKEA
- the secF gene encoding protein translocase subunit SecF gives rise to the protein MSKLGTLGARLHRGEIGYDFVGKRKIWYGISILITITAILGLTVRGLNMGIEFQGGAVFTTGKSSVSVSQAETFARDASGHEAVVQKLGNGGLRVQIAGIDTDKSDAIKDKLAADLKVDSEQINADLVGPSWGDEIANKAWEGLAIFMVLVVIYLAIAFEWRMAIAALVALIHDITITVGIYALVGFEVTPGTVIGLLTILGYSLYDTVVVFDSLKEQTKDITKQTRWTYSDIADRSINSTLVRSINTTVVALLPVAGLLFIGGGVLGAGTLNDISLSLFVGLAAGAYSSIFIATPLVADLKEREPQMKALRKRVLAKRAQAAAQGEPLEQRVTESYEDDEAQDVQPAVVGPRNQPASRTRGRGRPSGKRR
- a CDS encoding adenine phosphoribosyltransferase, coding for MTGIEELLSSRIRDVADYPEPGVMFKDITPLLADPAAFAALTGALAEIAVRSGATKIVGLEARGFILGAPVAVHAGIGFIPVRKAGKLPGATLSQSYDLEYGSAEIEVHAEDLNGDDRVLVVDDVLATGGTAEASLQLIRRAGAEVAGVAVLMELGFLGGRGRLEPALAGAPLEALLTV